One Pseudorhodoplanes sinuspersici DNA segment encodes these proteins:
- a CDS encoding metallopeptidase family protein, translating to MEAIASDAFRRLPDGFRTLCEGVVIRVEDFPTADVVREMKLGSEFDILGLFQGVGLPFRSESAPMQMPNMVWLYRRPILDYWAEHEEALGTIITHVLVHEIGHHFGLSDEDMEAIEASVT from the coding sequence ATGGAAGCAATTGCATCCGATGCCTTCCGCCGGCTGCCCGATGGCTTCCGGACGCTTTGCGAGGGCGTCGTCATTCGTGTGGAGGATTTTCCAACCGCCGACGTGGTCAGGGAGATGAAGCTGGGCAGCGAATTCGATATCCTTGGCTTGTTCCAGGGCGTCGGATTGCCGTTCCGCTCCGAGAGCGCGCCGATGCAAATGCCCAACATGGTCTGGCTCTATCGCAGACCCATTCTCGACTACTGGGCCGAACACGAGGAAGCGCTGGGCACGATCATCACTCATGTGCTGGTGCATGAGATCGGCCATCACTTCGGTCTGTCCGACGAGGACATGGAAGCGATCGAAGCCAGCGTTACGTAA
- a CDS encoding class I SAM-dependent methyltransferase, whose product MSRTDIVPFFRAWIANPLQVAAVAPSGQALAELMTSEIKPDTGPVLELGPGMGVFTRALLARGVDEHDLTLVEYGSDFVRVLGQRFPDARILWMDAARLAQTKVLSGAPYGAVISGLPLLSMSPRKIIAILSGAFGYLRSDGSFYQFTYGPRCPIPLRILDRAGLKASCIGRTLMNIPPAAVYRISRRRSVAFPPLANQM is encoded by the coding sequence ATGAGCCGAACCGATATCGTTCCTTTCTTCCGTGCCTGGATTGCCAACCCGTTGCAGGTTGCTGCGGTCGCGCCATCGGGGCAGGCGCTTGCCGAACTGATGACGTCAGAAATCAAGCCTGATACCGGGCCCGTGCTCGAACTCGGTCCTGGCATGGGCGTATTCACGCGCGCACTGCTGGCCCGTGGTGTCGATGAGCACGATCTGACCCTTGTGGAATACGGTTCCGATTTTGTGCGCGTGCTGGGCCAGCGATTTCCGGACGCACGCATCCTCTGGATGGATGCGGCGCGGCTTGCACAGACCAAGGTTCTGAGCGGCGCGCCCTACGGTGCCGTAATCAGTGGGCTGCCGCTTCTGTCGATGTCGCCCAGGAAAATTATCGCCATCCTTTCGGGTGCGTTCGGATATCTTCGGTCCGATGGATCATTTTATCAATTCACGTATGGGCCGCGCTGCCCGATTCCGCTGCGCATTCTTGATCGTGCCGGGTTGAAGGCCAGTTGTATCGGCCGAACGCTCATGAACATTCCCCCCGCGGCTGTATACCGAATATCGCGTCGACGATCGGTCGCGTTTCCGCCGTTGGCCAATCAGATGTGA
- a CDS encoding TetR/AcrR family transcriptional regulator: protein MKSKKAKVSESGSGSREGYHHGALRDALIRAADEILTEKGIEGFSLREAARRAQVSPAAPAHHFGSAAGLLTEVAIAGFESLSRDLHDACRTEASPAARLRAQGIAYVRFALAHPGRFQLMFRHDLVLSQNDRLATAAKASMNELEASIVAYLRAKKKPITSEAVRAELLGAWSAVHGFSHLALDGKFTTMAQPRSLSDFVSDELPAMLRALWPDR from the coding sequence TTGAAAAGCAAGAAAGCCAAAGTGTCGGAAAGCGGATCTGGCTCCCGCGAGGGCTATCATCACGGCGCGTTGCGCGACGCGCTGATCCGGGCGGCCGACGAGATTCTGACTGAAAAGGGGATCGAAGGCTTCAGCCTGCGGGAGGCGGCACGGCGCGCGCAGGTCTCACCTGCCGCCCCCGCGCATCACTTCGGCAGCGCCGCCGGACTTCTGACCGAGGTCGCGATAGCCGGCTTCGAAAGCCTGTCACGAGATTTGCACGACGCTTGCCGCACCGAAGCTTCTCCGGCCGCACGCCTCCGGGCGCAAGGGATAGCGTATGTCCGCTTCGCCCTCGCGCATCCTGGGCGCTTCCAGCTCATGTTTCGGCACGATCTTGTCTTGAGCCAGAATGACCGGCTAGCGACCGCGGCCAAAGCGTCGATGAACGAGCTAGAAGCCAGCATTGTTGCGTATTTAAGGGCGAAGAAGAAGCCGATAACCTCCGAGGCCGTACGAGCCGAGTTACTAGGTGCATGGTCCGCCGTTCACGGATTCTCGCATCTTGCCCTCGACGGAAAGTTCACCACTATGGCGCAGCCACGTTCCTTGTCTGACTTCGTGTCGGACGAACTACCCGCCATGCTCCGTGCCCTGTGGCCGGACCGATAA
- a CDS encoding GlcG/HbpS family heme-binding protein — protein MRHKPCLTASDVQTMAAACRAEAEKHKWNVTIAITDEAGFLHYLERMEGAGPTSAEVAVAKAKTSAITRRPSKFWEDRIKDRPAFMNFPGVLQIQGGLPIMYEGECVGAIGVSGVQSHEDEQIAKAGIDALV, from the coding sequence ATGCGCCATAAGCCGTGCCTGACTGCATCCGACGTCCAGACAATGGCGGCCGCCTGCCGGGCGGAAGCCGAAAAGCATAAATGGAACGTCACCATCGCGATCACCGACGAGGCGGGATTCCTGCACTATCTCGAGCGGATGGAGGGGGCCGGCCCAACCAGCGCCGAGGTCGCTGTCGCCAAGGCCAAAACCTCGGCCATCACCCGCCGGCCCTCGAAATTCTGGGAAGACCGGATCAAGGACCGCCCCGCTTTCATGAATTTTCCCGGCGTGCTGCAGATCCAGGGCGGCTTGCCGATCATGTATGAGGGCGAATGCGTGGGTGCGATCGGGGTGTCCGGCGTGCAGTCGCATGAGGACGAGCAGATCGCCAAGGCCGGAATCGACGCGCTGGTCTGA
- the leuD gene encoding 3-isopropylmalate dehydratase small subunit, with the protein MDKFTVLEGVAAPLKVVNVDTDMIIPKQYLKTIKRTGLGKGLFSEKRFNDDGSENPDFVLNKPAYRNAKILVAGDNFGCGSSREHAPWALLDFGIRCVISTSFGDIFYNNSFKNGILPIRVSHEDLEKLFDDAERGANATMTIDLENQEIRGPDGGAIKFDIDPHRKHCLLNGLDDIGLTMVKKDKIDSYESKVGAERPWM; encoded by the coding sequence ATGGATAAATTTACTGTTCTGGAAGGCGTCGCGGCGCCGCTGAAAGTGGTCAATGTCGACACCGACATGATCATCCCGAAGCAATATCTGAAGACCATCAAGCGGACCGGTCTCGGCAAGGGCCTGTTCTCGGAAAAGCGCTTCAATGACGACGGCAGCGAGAACCCGGATTTCGTGCTCAACAAGCCCGCCTATCGCAACGCCAAGATCCTGGTGGCCGGCGATAATTTCGGCTGCGGCTCTTCGCGCGAGCATGCGCCGTGGGCGCTGCTCGATTTCGGCATCCGCTGCGTGATCTCGACCTCGTTCGGTGACATTTTCTACAATAACAGCTTCAAGAATGGCATTCTGCCGATCCGCGTATCGCACGAGGATCTCGAAAAGCTTTTCGACGATGCCGAGCGCGGCGCCAATGCAACAATGACTATCGATCTCGAGAATCAGGAAATCCGCGGACCGGATGGCGGCGCCATCAAGTTCGATATCGATCCGCATCGCAAGCATTGCCTGCTGAACGGCCTCGACGACATCGGCCTGACGATGGTCAAGAAAGACAAGATCGACTCTTACGAGAGCAAGGTCGGCGCCGAGCGCCCGTGGATGTAA
- a CDS encoding LysE family translocator, producing the protein MSLELFAAYLLACVVFTLVPGPTVTLIVANSLTHGTRAGLLNVAGTQLGLAVFVGVLVIGLASVIETMGVWFDWVRFIGAAYLVWIGLKMFRASGKIDDLGKTQAPRGGFLLQGFLVMLSNPKVLIFFGAFIPQFVDPNGDYVMQVILLGATAMFTAAITDGSYAILTGRARLFFTRARVRMIAKLSGVFLIGGGVWLALTRTR; encoded by the coding sequence ATGTCCCTCGAACTCTTCGCCGCCTATCTCCTCGCCTGCGTCGTCTTCACGCTCGTCCCCGGTCCGACGGTGACGTTGATTGTCGCCAACTCGCTGACGCATGGCACCCGCGCAGGTCTTCTCAATGTCGCGGGCACGCAGCTTGGCCTCGCCGTCTTCGTCGGCGTGCTGGTGATCGGTCTTGCGTCGGTGATCGAGACGATGGGTGTGTGGTTCGACTGGGTGCGCTTCATCGGCGCCGCCTATCTCGTCTGGATCGGCCTCAAGATGTTTCGCGCCTCAGGCAAAATTGACGATCTCGGCAAGACGCAAGCGCCACGCGGCGGATTTTTGCTGCAGGGCTTTCTGGTGATGCTCAGCAATCCGAAGGTGCTGATTTTCTTCGGCGCTTTCATTCCGCAATTCGTCGATCCGAATGGCGACTATGTCATGCAGGTGATCCTGCTCGGCGCAACGGCGATGTTCACGGCGGCCATTACCGACGGCTCTTATGCCATCCTGACCGGCCGCGCGCGATTGTTCTTCACGCGGGCGCGTGTCCGTATGATCGCGAAACTCAGCGGCGTCTTCCTGATCGGCGGCGGCGTGTGGCTGGCGCTGACAAGGACGCGGTGA
- a CDS encoding HpcH/HpaI aldolase/citrate lyase family protein, translated as MTIRPRRSVLYMPGSNARAIEKARTLPADGIIIDLEDAVAPDAKVQAREQVAAAVKAGGFGAREVFIRVNGIDTPWHAEDMAAAARAAPDAILVPKINNSAQLEMVGRRLLDMGTDHKTRIWAMIETPIAIINIADIAAAAKDSETRLSGFVLGTNDLAKETSARLVPGRAPMLPWITSCVLAARAYGIAILDGVFNDIGNAQGFIEECQQGRDLGMDGKTLIHPNQITPCNETFSPSDTEIAQARKFIAAFELPENADKGAIMLDGRMVERMHADIARRTVAVADAIAARS; from the coding sequence ATGACCATCCGACCGCGCCGTTCCGTTCTTTACATGCCAGGCTCGAATGCCCGCGCGATCGAGAAGGCGCGCACCCTGCCGGCCGATGGCATCATTATCGATCTGGAGGATGCGGTTGCGCCGGACGCGAAAGTTCAGGCGCGGGAACAGGTTGCCGCGGCGGTGAAAGCCGGAGGCTTTGGCGCCCGGGAGGTGTTCATCCGCGTCAACGGTATCGATACGCCGTGGCATGCGGAGGATATGGCGGCGGCCGCGCGTGCCGCGCCCGATGCGATCCTGGTTCCGAAAATCAACAATTCCGCGCAGCTTGAAATGGTCGGACGCCGCCTGCTCGATATGGGGACCGATCACAAGACGCGGATCTGGGCGATGATCGAAACGCCGATCGCCATCATCAACATCGCCGATATCGCCGCTGCGGCAAAAGATTCCGAAACGCGATTGTCCGGCTTCGTGCTCGGCACCAACGATCTCGCCAAGGAAACATCGGCGCGGCTTGTTCCGGGCCGCGCGCCGATGCTGCCGTGGATCACAAGCTGCGTCCTGGCCGCGCGCGCTTATGGCATTGCGATCCTCGATGGCGTGTTCAACGATATCGGCAATGCGCAAGGTTTCATCGAAGAATGCCAACAGGGACGCGATCTCGGCATGGACGGCAAGACGCTGATTCATCCCAACCAGATTACGCCGTGCAACGAGACCTTTTCGCCGAGCGACACCGAGATCGCGCAGGCGCGCAAGTTCATCGCCGCATTCGAGTTGCCGGAGAATGCCGACAAGGGCGCGATCATGCTCGACGGCCGCATGGTCGAACGCATGCATGCCGACATCGCCCGCCGCACGGTGGCGGTCGCGGATGCGATTGCGGCACGGAGCTGA
- a CDS encoding DUF429 domain-containing protein, translating to MNNDDVWLVGLDGCRAGWAAAFVRPAGDEIRVRIMPRFADIIEAPERPAVVAVDMPIGLPERTGIGGRAAENAIRPLLGARQSSVFSVPSRSALAASDYRKACGIALATSDPPRKISKQLFMIAPKIREVDACLRDDAALAARVFEVHPEAAFWRLNGERALTEPKKIKGTVYGPGLRLRRELLIMAGLPRDIVEAAPPEGAAADDLLDALACAMIARRLHAGIARPFPDPPPCDAYGLPMAIWT from the coding sequence ATGAATAACGACGACGTCTGGCTTGTGGGCCTGGATGGCTGCCGCGCGGGATGGGCCGCGGCCTTTGTCCGGCCGGCCGGCGACGAAATCCGCGTCCGCATCATGCCGCGCTTTGCCGACATCATCGAAGCGCCGGAAAGGCCCGCTGTCGTCGCCGTCGATATGCCGATCGGCTTGCCAGAGCGCACCGGCATTGGCGGCCGGGCCGCGGAAAACGCCATCCGGCCACTCTTGGGCGCACGGCAGTCGTCGGTGTTTTCCGTACCCTCACGATCAGCACTGGCGGCAAGCGACTATCGCAAAGCTTGCGGCATCGCCCTCGCCACCTCCGATCCACCGCGCAAGATCTCGAAGCAGCTTTTCATGATCGCACCGAAAATCCGCGAGGTGGATGCCTGCCTGCGAGACGATGCAGCCCTGGCGGCGCGGGTGTTCGAGGTTCACCCCGAAGCCGCCTTCTGGCGATTGAATGGCGAGCGCGCCTTGACCGAGCCGAAGAAGATCAAGGGCACGGTTTACGGGCCCGGACTTCGCCTGCGGCGCGAATTACTGATCATGGCCGGATTGCCGCGCGATATCGTCGAAGCTGCGCCGCCTGAGGGTGCAGCCGCTGACGATCTTCTCGACGCGCTGGCCTGCGCTATGATCGCGCGTCGCCTCCATGCCGGTATCGCACGACCGTTTCCCGATCCACCGCCATGCGATGCCTATGGGTTGCCGATGGCGATCTGGACGTGA
- a CDS encoding carbonic anhydrase encodes MTFPDRLLEGYTAFLGGRLREEQSRYQALAETGQAPQIMVVGCCDSRVSPEVIFDARPGELFVVRNVANIIPPYEPDGHAHGVSAALEFGIAALKIKHIVVLGHAQCGGVRAFAEDAEPLSPGDFIGNWMKLMAPAMDKAGPRGSLSPADYLRKLEQANIINSLDNLMTFPRLAKMIERGTVMVHGAYFGVATGALSVCDRESGEFVPVAEAEHAKVLAGPRF; translated from the coding sequence ATGACTTTCCCTGATCGCCTTCTCGAAGGCTACACCGCCTTTCTCGGCGGCCGGTTGCGTGAGGAGCAGAGCCGCTATCAGGCGCTGGCGGAAACCGGCCAGGCGCCGCAAATCATGGTGGTCGGCTGTTGCGACTCGCGCGTATCGCCCGAAGTTATTTTCGACGCGCGGCCGGGCGAACTCTTCGTCGTGCGCAATGTCGCCAATATCATCCCGCCCTACGAGCCGGATGGTCATGCGCATGGCGTGTCTGCGGCACTGGAATTCGGCATCGCCGCGCTGAAGATCAAACACATCGTTGTGCTCGGCCATGCGCAATGCGGTGGCGTACGCGCGTTCGCCGAGGACGCAGAGCCGCTGTCGCCGGGTGACTTTATCGGCAACTGGATGAAGCTGATGGCACCGGCGATGGACAAGGCCGGGCCGCGCGGATCGCTCTCGCCGGCTGATTATCTGCGCAAGCTGGAACAGGCGAATATCATCAACAGCCTCGACAACCTGATGACGTTTCCACGGCTCGCCAAAATGATCGAGCGCGGCACTGTCATGGTCCATGGCGCGTATTTTGGCGTCGCCACAGGTGCGTTGTCGGTGTGTGACCGTGAGAGCGGGGAGTTCGTGCCGGTGGCTGAGGCCGAGCATGCGAAAGTGCTGGCGGGACCGAGGTTTTAG
- a CDS encoding aspartate-semialdehyde dehydrogenase gives MGYKVAVVGATGNVGREMLEILAERRFPADEVVAIASRRSQGVEVSYGDKTLKAKALEHYDFSDIDICLMSAGGAVSKEWSPKIAAQGAVVIDNSSQWRMDPDVPLVVPEVNADAIAGFTKKGIIANPNCSTAQLVVVLKPLHDKAKIKRVVVSTYQSVSGAGKDGMDELDRQTKAVYSLGELETKKFTKRIAFNVIPHIDVFMDDGYTKEEWKMVAETKKILDPKIKLTATCVRVPVFISHSEAVNIEFENEITVDEAHEVLRNAPGVLVVDKRENGGYVTPYEAAGEDATYVSRVREDPTVDHGLALWCVSDNLRKGAALNAIQIAESLINRKLITAKQKAA, from the coding sequence ATGGGTTACAAGGTCGCGGTTGTCGGCGCCACGGGCAATGTGGGCCGCGAAATGCTCGAAATCCTGGCCGAGCGGCGGTTTCCCGCCGACGAGGTCGTTGCCATTGCCTCGCGCCGTTCGCAGGGCGTGGAAGTCTCCTATGGCGACAAAACGCTGAAGGCCAAAGCGCTCGAGCATTACGACTTTTCCGACATCGATATCTGCCTGATGTCGGCCGGCGGTGCCGTGTCGAAGGAATGGTCGCCGAAGATCGCAGCGCAGGGCGCGGTGGTGATCGACAATTCGTCGCAATGGCGCATGGACCCGGACGTGCCGCTGGTGGTGCCGGAAGTGAATGCCGATGCGATTGCCGGCTTCACCAAGAAGGGCATCATCGCCAATCCGAACTGTTCGACCGCCCAGCTCGTCGTGGTGCTGAAGCCGCTGCACGACAAGGCGAAGATCAAGCGCGTCGTCGTCTCGACCTATCAATCGGTGTCGGGCGCCGGCAAGGATGGCATGGACGAACTCGATCGCCAGACCAAGGCGGTCTATTCGCTCGGCGAACTCGAGACCAAGAAATTCACCAAGCGGATCGCCTTCAACGTCATTCCGCATATCGATGTCTTCATGGACGACGGCTACACCAAGGAAGAGTGGAAGATGGTGGCCGAGACCAAGAAGATTCTCGATCCGAAGATCAAGCTGACCGCGACCTGCGTGCGCGTGCCGGTTTTCATCAGCCATTCGGAAGCGGTGAATATCGAATTCGAAAACGAGATCACTGTCGACGAGGCGCATGAGGTGCTGCGCAATGCGCCGGGCGTGCTGGTCGTCGACAAGCGCGAAAACGGCGGCTACGTCACGCCGTATGAAGCGGCCGGCGAAGACGCCACCTATGTCAGCCGCGTGCGCGAAGATCCGACCGTCGATCACGGGCTCGCGCTGTGGTGCGTATCGGACAATCTCCGCAAAGGCGCGGCGCTGAATGCGATCCAGATCGCCGAAAGCCTGATCAACCGCAAGCTGATCACGGCAAAACAGAAGGCGGCGTAA